A genome region from bacterium includes the following:
- a CDS encoding efflux RND transporter periplasmic adaptor subunit has translation MNAARVLLVLLCAASLGMSACAKSEAEDKDKGKNGTAETKNGNGAPKDKAKADEIKSVPVEVTTIKPGSISAFVMTTSSIETEEAVDIYPQVTGIAVRLLTEEGQYVRKGEVLLAVDEREYKLKEEAARVNYERQKNSHERSRSMFEKNLMSASEFEVANFNLEQARIEWEQAKLTLDYCQIKAPISGFISERTVKLGDRLLTSTKVYSIVNPDLLLVRIHLTEKDALRSRVGQVAKVLSEALPEQEFHGVVDRISPVVDPASGMVKVTIRVTDRQRLLKPGMFVNVQLITDTRANAVLVPKRAVIYDDNQQFVFVVRQDSLARRIPLKAGYSDRDNIEALAGVGVGDTIIVVGHNAMKDSTRVKIAEMKI, from the coding sequence ATGAACGCAGCCCGGGTATTACTGGTGCTTTTGTGCGCTGCTTCCCTTGGCATGAGCGCGTGTGCGAAGTCAGAGGCCGAGGACAAAGACAAAGGCAAAAACGGCACTGCGGAAACCAAGAATGGCAACGGCGCCCCGAAAGACAAGGCGAAGGCGGACGAAATCAAGTCCGTGCCGGTCGAGGTGACCACCATCAAGCCCGGCTCGATCTCGGCTTTCGTGATGACGACTTCGTCGATCGAAACCGAGGAGGCCGTTGACATCTATCCGCAGGTGACCGGCATCGCGGTGCGTTTGCTCACGGAAGAGGGCCAGTACGTGCGCAAGGGCGAGGTCTTATTGGCGGTGGATGAGCGCGAATACAAGCTCAAAGAAGAGGCGGCGCGTGTCAACTATGAACGCCAGAAGAACAGCCATGAGCGCTCGCGCAGCATGTTCGAGAAGAATCTGATGAGCGCGAGCGAATTCGAAGTCGCCAACTTCAACCTCGAGCAGGCGCGAATCGAATGGGAACAGGCCAAGCTGACGCTGGACTACTGCCAAATCAAAGCGCCAATCTCGGGTTTCATTTCCGAGCGCACGGTGAAGCTGGGCGACCGGCTGCTCACTTCCACCAAAGTCTATTCCATCGTTAATCCCGATCTGTTGCTGGTCAGAATTCACCTGACGGAAAAAGACGCGTTGCGCTCTCGAGTCGGCCAGGTGGCGAAGGTGCTTTCCGAGGCGCTGCCTGAACAGGAATTTCACGGCGTGGTCGATCGCATCAGCCCGGTGGTGGATCCCGCCAGCGGCATGGTGAAGGTGACGATTCGCGTGACTGACCGCCAGCGCCTGCTGAAACCGGGCATGTTTGTGAATGTGCAGCTCATCACCGATACCAGGGCCAATGCCGTCCTGGTGCCGAAGCGCGCGGTGATTTATGACGACAATCAGCAGTTCGTGTTCGTCGTGCGGCAGGATTCGCTGGCGCGCCGTATTCCGCTCAAAGCCGGCTACAGCGATCGCGACAACATCGAAGCGCTCGCGGGCGTCGGCGTCGGCGATACCATCATCGTCGTCGGCCACAACGCCATGAAGGACAGCACGCGGGTGAAGATCGCCGAAATGAAGATCTGA
- the selD gene encoding selenide, water dikinase SelD, with protein MPNVLVGLDLAADAGIYQLREDLALVQTVDFFTPIVDDPYDFGRIAVTNALSDVYVMGGTPLTALNIACFPKNGNLDWLAAILNGGLEQAAAAGVAIIGGHTVDDPEIKYGLAVTGTVHPQRIIHSHTARPGDVLVLTKPLGTGILSTALKSGRLDATGSRRLTEVMVQLNRQASAAMIAVGAHAATDVTGFGLLGHAHEMAQASQVTFHLSASMIPLLPGALQFARAGYLTGGGRSNAEFVGTRARLAAGLEAALVSVWFDPQTAGGLLIALPPQCLREFLDRLGQEEARPIGEVGVASEFTLIVD; from the coding sequence ATGCCCAACGTGCTGGTCGGCCTCGATCTCGCCGCCGATGCCGGCATCTACCAGTTGCGGGAAGACCTGGCGCTGGTGCAGACCGTCGACTTCTTCACCCCTATCGTCGATGACCCCTATGATTTCGGCCGCATCGCCGTGACCAACGCGTTGAGTGATGTGTATGTCATGGGCGGCACGCCGCTCACCGCGCTGAACATCGCGTGCTTTCCCAAGAACGGCAATCTCGACTGGCTGGCAGCGATCTTGAACGGCGGCCTCGAGCAAGCCGCGGCTGCGGGCGTGGCCATCATCGGCGGCCACACGGTGGATGATCCCGAGATCAAATACGGTCTGGCCGTCACCGGCACGGTTCATCCGCAGAGAATCATCCATTCGCACACGGCCCGCCCCGGCGATGTTCTCGTGCTTACCAAACCCTTGGGCACCGGCATTCTGAGCACAGCGCTGAAATCCGGCCGGCTCGATGCGACCGGCAGCCGGCGGTTGACGGAAGTGATGGTACAACTCAACCGGCAGGCGAGCGCGGCCATGATCGCCGTGGGCGCGCATGCTGCGACGGATGTCACCGGTTTCGGACTGCTGGGTCACGCGCACGAAATGGCGCAAGCCAGCCAGGTCACTTTTCATCTCTCCGCCAGCATGATTCCCCTTTTGCCGGGAGCTTTGCAATTCGCCCGCGCCGGCTACCTAACTGGCGGCGGCCGCAGCAATGCCGAATTCGTCGGCACACGCGCACGCCTCGCAGCCGGCCTGGAGGCCGCGTTGGTGAGTGTCTGGTTCGATCCACAAACGGCCGGCGGGTTGCTGATCGCACTGCCGCCGCAGTGCCTGCGAGAGTTCCTTGACCGCCTCGGCCAGGAAGAAGCGAGGCCGATCGGCGAAGTTGGCGTTGCCAGCGAGTTCACTCTCATTGTTGACTAG
- a CDS encoding DUF1295 domain-containing protein — protein sequence MTAQIFTLLGSGWMLVLLLMTILWAIQLGTENAGIVDFGWALGLALLALWYCLTAEGFLPRRLLITAMAMTWGLRLAFFLLLTRYVGQAEEGRYRELRRRWQTHLGLKFFIFFQAQALLAVVLSLPFLLASLNPAPRLAALEWLGFGLWLVAYAGETTADGQLHRFKSNPENRGKTCRAGWWNYSRHPNYFFESLIWVAYALFALASPLGWLALSAPVLILLAIFKVTGIPATEAQALRSKGQDYREYQRTTSMFIPWLKKNLRSAS from the coding sequence ATGACTGCCCAGATCTTCACGCTGCTTGGCAGCGGTTGGATGCTCGTTCTGTTGCTGATGACGATCCTGTGGGCGATCCAACTCGGCACCGAGAATGCCGGTATCGTGGATTTCGGCTGGGCTTTGGGATTGGCGCTGCTCGCGCTGTGGTATTGCCTCACGGCGGAAGGTTTCTTGCCAAGGCGATTGCTGATTACGGCCATGGCAATGACGTGGGGATTACGCCTGGCTTTCTTTCTCCTGCTTACGCGTTATGTCGGCCAGGCGGAAGAGGGCCGTTATCGCGAACTACGGCGCCGCTGGCAAACCCACCTTGGATTGAAATTCTTCATTTTCTTTCAGGCACAGGCCCTGCTCGCGGTGGTGTTGTCGCTGCCGTTTCTGTTGGCATCTTTGAATCCGGCGCCGCGCCTGGCCGCGCTCGAATGGCTCGGCTTCGGCCTCTGGCTGGTGGCTTATGCCGGTGAAACCACCGCGGATGGGCAGTTGCATCGCTTCAAAAGCAATCCCGAAAACCGCGGCAAAACGTGCCGCGCGGGCTGGTGGAACTATTCCCGCCATCCCAACTATTTCTTCGAATCGTTGATCTGGGTCGCTTACGCCCTGTTCGCCCTGGCTTCGCCGCTGGGTTGGCTGGCACTCAGCGCGCCGGTGCTTATCTTGTTGGCGATATTCAAAGTCACCGGCATTCCCGCGACCGAAGCCCAGGCGCTGCGTAGCAAGGGGCAGGATTATCGGGAGTATCAGCGCACGACCAGCATGTTCATACCGTGGCTCAAAAAGAACTTGAGATCTGCCTCATGA
- a CDS encoding thiamine pyrophosphate-dependent enzyme, with translation MLLDSSAKSAAVSSLRLPALETEVAATVAQVAPLLQAELAGCWRAIAGDFPAELTPAHMAQFEQRYLSEASRRLTQLAPEAGSAEAYPAVSRNQMREHFNERLVQDLRAAFARTALRHALTKAEKLEILAGMLRTRHLDARLKKLFTNGEVKLPGGLPFQGKGFRSMGQEAIYAAALRLRRGPEFQQDGRYTGDFVAPMIRDLGLALAMGQQPYDIMAAQMGKTGKPTNGKDLHLGDFACGILPPAAPITLSTGSACGIGFALRGTGRVIINCLGEGGTSAGEWHEVINFAAVQKMPIVFIVQNNQTALSTPVQEQCAAFNFAQKALGYGMRGITIDGTDPEAVFATVAEAAEACRRGAGPVLVELIAMRMCGHAHHDDMLYFGKEPDQFLEYVPPAKINGGYVDAQKYEFWYQRDPIKLYQQHLLAEGVLHPQELEQMIAAIAVEIESAAQKVIAAPWPDASLAGHPVITGGEWQQHRLPLVGNREQNREIESWQPSEPAGVQFDPNGKTFWQAIVEALEEELRRDPEVFLLGEDVGGNYGNAFVILKSLLAEFGDRMINTPLAEAAILACATGAALLGKRPVAEIQFNDFVASGFNQLVNNAAKIYYRWGQPVPMTVRLPWGGLRNAGPYHSQNTEPWFYRTPGLKIVCPSTPREAKGLLKAAIRDENPVLFLEHIALYRLASIKQQLPEAHAEELITIGSAHLKRAGDDLTMITYGAYVHRCLAAAQTLAENDGLTCQVLDLRSLQPLDKNAILACVRHTNRVLIVHEDSKTGGLGQSIAAIIAEEAFAALDAPVCVLGALDAPVPYSPPLEEEFLVRQQQIEETARRLLRY, from the coding sequence ATGCTTCTCGACTCGAGCGCGAAGAGCGCCGCAGTGTCAAGTCTCCGCTTGCCGGCGTTGGAAACTGAAGTGGCTGCCACCGTTGCCCAGGTCGCACCGCTGTTGCAGGCCGAGCTTGCGGGGTGTTGGCGCGCAATTGCTGGCGATTTTCCCGCAGAATTGACGCCCGCGCACATGGCGCAATTCGAGCAGCGCTATCTCAGCGAAGCAAGCCGGCGCCTGACTCAGCTCGCACCCGAGGCTGGGAGCGCAGAAGCCTATCCGGCCGTGAGCCGCAACCAGATGCGCGAGCATTTTAACGAGCGGCTCGTTCAAGATCTGCGCGCAGCGTTCGCGCGTACGGCGCTGCGGCACGCACTCACCAAAGCCGAGAAGCTCGAGATTCTGGCCGGCATGCTGCGCACGCGCCATCTCGATGCCCGGCTGAAAAAACTCTTCACCAACGGCGAAGTGAAGCTGCCCGGCGGCCTGCCCTTTCAAGGCAAGGGCTTTCGCTCCATGGGCCAGGAGGCGATCTACGCCGCCGCGCTGCGGCTGCGGCGCGGGCCGGAATTCCAACAAGACGGCCGTTACACCGGTGATTTCGTCGCGCCGATGATTCGCGATCTGGGCCTGGCACTGGCCATGGGCCAGCAACCTTACGACATCATGGCCGCGCAAATGGGCAAAACCGGCAAGCCGACGAACGGCAAAGACCTGCACCTCGGCGATTTCGCCTGCGGCATCCTCCCTCCGGCCGCGCCGATCACTTTGAGCACCGGCTCGGCGTGCGGCATCGGCTTCGCCTTGCGCGGCACCGGACGGGTCATCATCAACTGCCTTGGCGAAGGCGGCACTTCCGCCGGCGAATGGCATGAAGTCATCAACTTCGCGGCGGTGCAGAAGATGCCGATTGTGTTCATCGTGCAAAACAATCAAACCGCGCTTTCCACGCCGGTGCAGGAACAATGTGCCGCGTTCAACTTCGCGCAAAAGGCACTGGGCTATGGCATGCGTGGCATCACGATCGATGGCACTGATCCGGAAGCCGTGTTTGCCACCGTCGCCGAGGCTGCCGAGGCCTGCCGCCGCGGCGCAGGGCCGGTGCTGGTGGAGTTGATTGCCATGCGCATGTGCGGCCACGCGCATCACGATGACATGCTCTACTTCGGCAAAGAACCCGATCAGTTCCTGGAATATGTGCCGCCGGCAAAAATCAACGGCGGGTATGTCGATGCCCAAAAGTATGAATTCTGGTACCAGAGGGATCCGATCAAACTTTATCAGCAGCATTTGCTCGCGGAAGGCGTGCTGCACCCCCAGGAACTCGAGCAGATGATCGCTGCGATTGCCGTGGAAATCGAGAGCGCGGCGCAAAAGGTGATCGCGGCGCCGTGGCCGGATGCCAGTTTGGCCGGACATCCGGTGATCACGGGCGGCGAATGGCAACAGCATCGCCTGCCGCTGGTCGGCAATCGCGAGCAAAATCGTGAAATAGAATCCTGGCAGCCATCCGAACCGGCCGGCGTGCAGTTCGATCCCAACGGCAAAACCTTCTGGCAGGCGATTGTCGAAGCGTTGGAAGAAGAACTGCGGCGGGATCCCGAGGTTTTTCTGCTGGGTGAAGACGTCGGCGGCAACTACGGCAACGCGTTCGTCATTCTCAAATCATTGCTGGCGGAATTCGGCGACCGCATGATCAACACGCCGCTCGCGGAGGCGGCAATCCTTGCCTGTGCCACCGGTGCGGCGCTGTTGGGCAAGCGTCCGGTGGCGGAGATTCAGTTCAATGATTTCGTGGCGAGCGGCTTCAATCAACTCGTGAACAATGCCGCGAAGATCTACTATCGCTGGGGCCAGCCCGTGCCCATGACCGTGCGCCTGCCCTGGGGCGGCTTGCGCAACGCCGGGCCGTATCACTCCCAGAACACCGAGCCGTGGTTTTACCGCACGCCCGGCCTGAAGATCGTTTGCCCCTCCACCCCGCGCGAGGCCAAGGGCCTGCTGAAAGCCGCCATCCGCGATGAGAATCCGGTGCTCTTTCTCGAACACATCGCGCTCTATCGCCTGGCCTCGATCAAACAGCAGTTGCCCGAGGCGCACGCCGAGGAGTTGATCACGATTGGCAGCGCCCATTTGAAACGCGCCGGCGATGATTTGACCATGATCACCTACGGCGCCTACGTGCATCGCTGCCTGGCGGCAGCGCAAACGCTCGCCGAGAACGACGGCCTCACCTGCCAAGTGCTCGATCTGCGTTCGCTGCAGCCGCTCGACAAGAATGCCATTCTGGCGTGCGTGCGGCACACCAATCGCGTGCTGATCGTGCACGAGGATTCCAAAACCGGCGGCCTCGGCCAGTCGATTGCCGCGATCATTGCGGAAGAAGCGTTTGCGGCACTCGATGCGCCAGTGTGCGTGTTGGGCGCTCTTGACGCGCCCGTGCCCTACAGTCCCCCGCTCGAGGAAGAATTCCTCGTGCGCCAGCAGCAGATCGAGGAAACAGCCAGACGTCTGCTGCGCTATTGA